The proteins below are encoded in one region of Tachypleus tridentatus isolate NWPU-2018 chromosome 4, ASM421037v1, whole genome shotgun sequence:
- the LOC143249159 gene encoding reticulon-3-B-like: MDDLGSNSADNISTGMASVDHPVSTSSSNVSLCDLFWSPELESIIYWRKKEKSAMIFLGLFLFLLPLLYFSIISVVSYFLLMILLNAIVFRIYKYALDVAKKTNERGNPFEKHLKKEITLPSDYIHEVVDVFIEKSAWMITKLRSLLLVENVFESLKMAAVLWCLTYVGYWFNGLTIVLLSVLGVFTFPKFYEVNREKIDHYLLQAKKFIENSVCSVKQKLGFKRKEQ, encoded by the coding sequence ATGGATGACTTAGGTTCAAATTCAGCTGATAATATATCGACAGGAATGGCATCCGTTGATCACCCAGTTTCCACTTCAAGCTCAAACGTTAGTTTGTGCGATCTTTTCTGGTCTCCTGAATTAGAAAGCATTATTTACTGGCGAAAGAAAGAGAAAAGTGCCATGATTTTTTTGGGACTATTTCTGTTCTTGCTTCCACTTTTGTATTTCTCCATTATATcagttgtttcttattttttgcTTATGATTCTTCTTAATGCCATCGTTTTCAGAATCTACAAATATGCATTAGATGTGGCGAAGAAAACAAATGAGAGGGGAAATCCATTTGAAAAACATCTGAAGAAGGAGATTACCTTACCGTCTGACTACATTCATGAAGTTGTAGATGTATTCATTGAAAAAAGTGCTTGGATGATCACTAAACTTCGCAGTCTTCTCCTAGTTGAAAACGTTTTTGAGTCTTTAAAGATGGCTGCAGTGTTGTGGTGTTTGACTTATGTTGGATACTGGTTCAACGGGCTGACCATTGTTCTTTTAAGCGTCCTTGGTGTTTTTACATTCCCAAAATTTTATGAAGTCAACAGAGAAAAGATTGATCACTATTTATTGCAGGCAAAAAAGTTCATTGAAAATTCTGTGtgttctgtaaaacaaaaattgGGCTTCAAAAGAAAAGAACAATAA